One segment of Dolichospermum sp. DET69 DNA contains the following:
- a CDS encoding tRNA-dihydrouridine synthase family protein: MSQVSLPQSLHPNLPLTALAPMQDVTNLWFMKIIAHYGSPDYFFTEYFRVNDTSRLNRHILAAITENDTGRPVFAQMIGESIPDLVRTAKELCKYNIAGVDLNMGCPAPRIYRKNVGGGLLREPEKVEQILGELRSAVSDRPFTVKMRVGFENTDNFYKILDIINRHNIDLLSLHGRTVKDMYHGAVKYDLIAEAVKRVNCPVLANGNINSATTALEVLAQTGAAGVMVGRWAIGNPWLFNQIRQALRGETITPVPLVEVRKYIDRLWHTPTASTIPMRSRVAYMKMFLNYIALSVDTEGHFLKLMRKTQTDVELFNLCDRFLVADPTQTLALAPYSGCFK; encoded by the coding sequence ATGTCCCAGGTATCGCTCCCCCAATCGCTGCATCCAAACCTACCACTCACCGCTCTTGCACCCATGCAGGATGTAACAAATCTCTGGTTTATGAAAATTATTGCCCACTATGGCAGTCCTGACTACTTCTTTACTGAATATTTCCGCGTCAATGATACTTCACGGCTCAATCGGCACATTCTGGCAGCAATTACCGAAAATGATACAGGTCGCCCGGTTTTTGCCCAAATGATTGGCGAAAGTATTCCCGATTTAGTCAGAACAGCAAAAGAACTCTGCAAATATAATATCGCGGGAGTAGATTTGAATATGGGTTGTCCAGCGCCGAGAATCTATCGCAAAAATGTGGGGGGTGGGTTGCTGCGAGAACCGGAAAAAGTGGAGCAGATTTTGGGAGAGTTGCGTTCTGCTGTGAGCGATCGCCCTTTTACTGTTAAAATGCGTGTAGGCTTTGAAAATACAGATAACTTTTACAAAATTCTCGATATCATCAATCGCCACAATATTGATTTACTGAGTTTGCATGGTCGCACGGTGAAAGATATGTATCATGGTGCGGTAAAATATGATTTGATTGCGGAAGCTGTGAAGCGGGTTAATTGTCCCGTGTTGGCCAATGGTAATATTAACTCGGCCACAACTGCCCTGGAAGTGCTGGCGCAAACGGGCGCAGCGGGGGTGATGGTAGGACGTTGGGCAATTGGTAATCCTTGGCTATTTAATCAAATTCGCCAGGCTTTGCGAGGAGAAACCATTACACCTGTTCCTTTAGTAGAAGTACGCAAATATATTGATCGGTTATGGCATACTCCTACAGCCTCAACTATACCAATGCGATCGCGTGTAGCCTACATGAAAATGTTTCTTAACTACATTGCCTTGAGTGTTGATACTGAAGGTCATTTTCTAAAACTAATGCGAAAGACACAGACTGATGTAGAATTGTTCAATTTATGCGATCGCTTTCTGGTTGCTGATCCGACGCAAACTTTAGCTCTAGCACCTTATTCAGGCTGTTTTAAATAA
- a CDS encoding transposase: MALRRATFRLYPNRQVNEMLHYHRKLHKDLYNAAVSNRITSYKKFGKSVSYFEQQNCLPDFKEVWIEYKTINSQALQATLKRVDFAFQRFFKGQALYPRFKSIRHYSGWTYPSFTGWKAHSTGDNGYLELSKIGQIQMRGKARLWGHPKALDIVYRNGKWYASIVLEIDDTLLKNSRKTDNGIIAIDLGCNDAIAWTNGEENGYVRAPRFFRKAEQKNKQLGKAKRRKRSPNFQKKVKASRRWNKTQKLVSKLSRKVANQRQNFVHQETTRIISGNSTVVTEVRIVG, encoded by the coding sequence ATGGCGTTACGTAGAGCAACTTTCAGGCTATATCCCAATAGACAAGTCAATGAAATGTTGCACTATCACCGCAAACTTCATAAGGACTTATATAATGCCGCTGTATCTAATCGCATTACTTCATATAAAAAGTTTGGTAAATCTGTTTCTTACTTCGAGCAGCAGAATTGTTTACCGGACTTCAAAGAAGTTTGGATAGAATATAAAACAATTAATTCTCAAGCATTACAAGCCACATTGAAACGGGTTGATTTTGCTTTTCAAAGGTTTTTTAAGGGACAAGCATTGTACCCTAGATTCAAGTCAATTCGTCATTATTCCGGTTGGACTTATCCATCTTTTACGGGCTGGAAAGCTCATAGTACAGGGGATAATGGCTATTTAGAATTATCAAAGATTGGTCAAATCCAGATGCGAGGTAAAGCTAGACTTTGGGGGCATCCTAAAGCTTTAGATATCGTTTACCGCAATGGTAAATGGTATGCTTCCATCGTCTTGGAGATTGATGATACTTTGTTAAAGAATAGTCGCAAAACTGATAATGGGATTATTGCAATTGACTTAGGTTGCAACGATGCAATCGCATGGACAAATGGTGAAGAAAATGGGTACGTCCGGGCGCCTCGGTTTTTCCGAAAAGCAGAACAAAAAAATAAACAATTGGGTAAAGCTAAACGTCGTAAACGTTCTCCCAATTTCCAGAAAAAAGTCAAGGCTTCTAGAAGGTGGAATAAAACGCAGAAATTAGTTAGTAAACTTTCGAGAAAAGTTGCTAACCAAAGACAAAACTTTGTTCACCAGGAAACTACACGAATAATCAGCGGTAATAGCACGGTAGTTACTGAAGTGCGAATCGTTGGCTAG
- a CDS encoding reverse transcriptase N-terminal domain-containing protein — translation MSNTQSQQLMVEWHSINWRKLERSVYKLQKRIYQASARGDVKAYRRLQKTLMKSWSARALAVRRVTQDNQGKKTAGVDGVKSLTPKQRLELTGNLNLGSKVSPTRRVWIPKPGTEEKRPLGIPTMKDRALQALVKLVLEPEWEARFEPNSYGFRAGRSCHDAIGAIFNAINGKPKYVLDADIAKCFDRINQEKLLIKLNTSPTIRR, via the coding sequence ATGTCTAATACACAGTCTCAACAACTGATGGTGGAATGGCACTCTATTAACTGGCGCAAGCTAGAACGTAGCGTGTATAAGCTCCAAAAGAGAATTTATCAAGCCTCCGCCCGTGGTGATGTAAAAGCATATCGCAGACTCCAAAAGACGCTGATGAAGTCATGGTCAGCAAGAGCTTTAGCGGTTCGTAGAGTCACCCAGGATAACCAAGGGAAAAAGACGGCTGGTGTAGATGGCGTTAAATCGCTGACTCCAAAACAGCGTCTAGAACTCACTGGAAATCTAAACCTGGGGTCAAAGGTCAGTCCAACTAGACGGGTATGGATTCCTAAGCCTGGAACGGAAGAGAAACGACCTTTGGGAATACCTACAATGAAAGACCGAGCCTTGCAAGCACTTGTCAAACTGGTATTAGAGCCAGAATGGGAAGCGCGATTTGAGCCTAACTCTTATGGGTTCAGAGCCGGACGCTCATGCCATGATGCAATAGGGGCAATATTTAACGCTATCAACGGGAAACCAAAATATGTTCTCGATGCCGATATTGCCAAATGTTTTGACCGCATCAACCAGGAAAAACTGCTAATAAAATTGAATACATCCCCCACCATCCGCAGATAA
- a CDS encoding HNH endonuclease produces the protein MDGKQLFPTSEGTPQGGVISPLLANIALHGMEERIKQYTETLEGRKQHNYQSLSLIRYADDFVILHKDITVVQRCKEIISEWLQGMGLELKPSKTRLTHTLHQYEQEKPGFDFLGFTIQQFPVGKYHSKQGFKTIITPSKQKQKVHYDQIASVIEAHKAAPQAALISRLNPIIRGWANYYATVVSKVTYSDIDHLMYQKLNAWAKHRHPKKNGKWVSKRYWQSIDGDNWVFATRKEGSTSLRLLNHADTPIVRHVKVKGESSPYDGNLVYWSTRMGNNPEMPTRVSKLLKKQKGKCTHCEMFFREDDVMEVDHIIPKSKGGKDEYKNLQLLHRHCHDTKTANNGSPGTKIRLQ, from the coding sequence ATGGACGGTAAGCAGTTGTTTCCAACATCTGAGGGTACGCCACAGGGCGGGGTAATTTCCCCATTACTGGCAAATATTGCCCTCCACGGGATGGAAGAACGGATTAAGCAATATACAGAAACGCTGGAAGGAAGGAAGCAGCATAATTATCAAAGCCTCAGCTTAATCAGATATGCCGATGACTTTGTTATTCTCCACAAAGACATAACCGTTGTCCAAAGATGCAAAGAGATAATCTCTGAATGGTTACAAGGCATGGGTTTGGAATTAAAGCCTAGTAAAACGAGACTTACTCACACCCTCCATCAGTATGAGCAAGAAAAACCAGGGTTCGACTTCCTTGGTTTTACGATACAACAATTTCCAGTAGGAAAGTATCACTCGAAGCAGGGCTTTAAAACAATCATCACCCCAAGCAAGCAGAAGCAAAAGGTACACTACGACCAAATCGCCAGTGTTATTGAAGCTCATAAGGCAGCACCGCAAGCGGCGCTAATCAGCCGTTTAAACCCAATAATTAGGGGATGGGCAAATTACTACGCGACTGTGGTAAGTAAGGTGACTTACTCAGATATTGACCACCTTATGTACCAAAAGTTAAACGCTTGGGCAAAACACCGTCACCCCAAAAAGAACGGGAAATGGGTGTCAAAAAGGTATTGGCAATCCATAGACGGTGATAACTGGGTATTCGCAACCAGGAAGGAAGGTTCAACCTCACTTCGGTTACTAAATCATGCCGACACGCCAATAGTGCGTCATGTGAAAGTCAAAGGCGAATCGTCACCATACGACGGAAATCTGGTTTACTGGAGTACAAGAATGGGTAATAACCCAGAAATGCCAACCAGAGTATCAAAACTCCTGAAAAAGCAAAAAGGGAAATGTACCCACTGTGAAATGTTTTTCCGTGAAGACGATGTAATGGAAGTTGACCATATCATCCCAAAATCGAAAGGTGGAAAGGATGAGTATAAAAATCTTCAACTTTTACACAGACATTGCCACGATACAAAGACAGCCAATAATGGCAGTCCTGGCACAAAAATCCGGCTGCAATAG
- a CDS encoding SMI1/KNR4 family protein, protein MEIIQLERQQGINLPSTYKDFLKMMGHGAGKFLRGSDCFYQHLPQIQEWAKQLLVENDFPQALPEDAFVFFMHQGYQFSFFRLSEGDNPPTYSYCEGQEQLYFVKSHDQFSDFLSVEINLYMNYPILLR, encoded by the coding sequence TTGGAAATAATTCAACTTGAACGACAACAAGGTATTAATCTGCCCAGCACTTACAAAGACTTTCTAAAGATGATGGGGCATGGGGCAGGTAAATTTTTACGTGGTTCAGATTGCTTTTATCAGCATTTGCCACAAATTCAAGAATGGGCTAAACAGCTTTTAGTAGAAAATGATTTTCCTCAAGCTTTACCAGAGGATGCTTTTGTATTTTTCATGCACCAGGGATATCAGTTCAGCTTTTTCAGACTTTCAGAAGGTGATAACCCACCAACTTATTCATATTGTGAAGGACAAGAACAGCTTTATTTTGTCAAAAGTCATGATCAGTTTAGTGACTTTCTATCTGTGGAAATCAATCTTTATATGAACTACCCCATCTTACTTCGTTGA